One window of the Rhizorhabdus dicambivorans genome contains the following:
- a CDS encoding HvfC/BufC family peptide modification chaperone → MSLLELQRDFRAWIADASGEAAERLGPGARAGLDVYQNNYRASLVACLSEAFERVRLWIGEERFLSTAAAHIDVTPPHAWTLDAYAKDFPETLELLFPGDPEIAELGWLDLALSEAFVGPDADPLDPAALAAVDWDHAVLRLGPTLTTAPFRSNAAAIWSALSAGEMPPPAERLAEPATVLVWRNAFTSCFRTAEPGEVRAIELARDGASFGAICAALIDLLGEEQGVAAAGAMLGRWIGDGLLVGVD, encoded by the coding sequence ATGAGCCTGCTGGAACTGCAGCGCGACTTCCGCGCCTGGATCGCCGATGCGTCGGGCGAGGCCGCCGAACGGCTGGGGCCGGGCGCGCGGGCCGGGCTCGACGTTTACCAGAACAATTACCGCGCCTCGCTGGTCGCCTGCCTGTCGGAAGCATTCGAACGGGTGCGGCTGTGGATCGGCGAGGAGCGTTTCCTGTCGACGGCGGCGGCGCATATCGACGTCACCCCGCCGCACGCATGGACGCTCGATGCCTATGCGAAGGATTTCCCCGAGACGCTCGAACTGCTGTTCCCCGGCGATCCCGAGATCGCCGAGCTGGGCTGGCTCGACCTGGCGCTGTCGGAGGCGTTTGTCGGCCCCGATGCCGATCCGCTCGATCCGGCGGCGCTCGCTGCGGTCGACTGGGATCATGCGGTGCTGCGGCTCGGCCCGACGCTGACGACCGCGCCGTTCCGCAGCAACGCGGCGGCAATCTGGTCGGCGCTGTCGGCCGGGGAGATGCCGCCGCCCGCCGAGCGGCTGGCCGAACCCGCCACCGTCCTGGTCTGGCGCAACGCCTTCACCTCCTGCTTCCGCACCGCCGAGCCGGGCGAGGTGCGGGCGATCGAACTGGCCCGTGATGGCGCCAGCTTCGGCGCGATCTGCGCGGCGCTGATCGACCTGCTCGGGGAGGAACAGGGCGTCGCGGCGGCGGGCGCGATGCTCGGCCGCTGGATCGGCGACGGCCTGCTGGTCGGGGTGGATTGA
- the bufB gene encoding MNIO family bufferin maturase — MPVPSIGPTFGLGLRKPHYADFLDGDAPVAVDFVEVISENFMVPGGRPRHTLRQVRERHPVALHGVSMSVGSADGVDRDYLARLRALVDEIEPMVVSDHLCWTRIEGFNSHDLLPLPYTEEALDMVCANIAIAQDVLGRAMLIENPSSYVAFDDCPMTEWEFLDAMCARTGCGLLLDVNNIYVSGSNHGFDPRDYLAGVPADRVGQIHLAGHSQGRKLLIDTHDKPVPPPVWALYEEAIGRVGPVPTMIERDDDIPPLAELLDELQIARDIAKPHRPKVAA; from the coding sequence ATGCCCGTTCCCAGCATCGGCCCAACTTTCGGCCTCGGCCTGCGCAAGCCGCATTATGCCGACTTCCTCGATGGCGACGCGCCCGTCGCGGTCGATTTCGTCGAGGTCATCTCCGAGAATTTCATGGTGCCGGGCGGCCGCCCGCGTCACACACTGCGCCAGGTGCGCGAGCGGCATCCGGTGGCGCTGCACGGCGTATCGATGTCGGTGGGATCGGCCGATGGCGTCGACCGCGACTATCTGGCGCGGCTGCGCGCGCTGGTCGACGAGATCGAGCCGATGGTCGTCTCCGATCATCTCTGCTGGACGCGGATCGAGGGCTTCAATTCGCACGACCTGCTGCCGCTGCCCTATACCGAGGAAGCGCTGGACATGGTCTGCGCCAACATCGCCATCGCCCAGGACGTGCTGGGCCGGGCGATGCTGATCGAGAATCCGTCGAGCTATGTCGCGTTCGACGATTGCCCGATGACCGAATGGGAATTCCTTGATGCGATGTGCGCCCGCACCGGCTGTGGGCTGCTGCTCGACGTCAACAACATCTATGTCAGCGGTTCGAACCACGGCTTCGATCCGCGCGACTATCTGGCGGGGGTGCCCGCCGATCGGGTCGGCCAGATACACCTCGCCGGCCACAGTCAGGGCCGCAAGCTGCTGATCGATACCCATGACAAGCCGGTGCCGCCCCCGGTCTGGGCGCTCTATGAGGAGGCGATCGGGCGGGTCGGCCCGGTGCCCACCATGATCGAACGCGACGACGATATCCCGCCGCTCGCCGAACTGCTCGACGAGTTGCAGATCGCCCGCGACATCGCCAAGCCCCATAGGCCGAAGGTGGCGGCATGA
- the bufA2 gene encoding BufA2 family periplasmic bufferin-type metallophore: MITVKTGVSAAASAALIAIAAIGAAPAIADSGKDAKVHCYGVNSCKGSSDCKTAEHACKGQNACKGHGFKEMTAEACTAAGGTTTEAKK; this comes from the coding sequence ATGATCACCGTAAAGACCGGCGTCAGCGCCGCCGCCTCGGCCGCCCTCATCGCGATCGCCGCGATCGGCGCCGCGCCCGCGATCGCCGATTCGGGCAAGGACGCCAAGGTCCACTGCTATGGCGTGAACAGCTGCAAGGGCAGCTCGGACTGCAAGACTGCCGAGCATGCCTGCAAGGGCCAGAACGCCTGCAAGGGCCATGGCTTCAAGGAAATGACCGCCGAGGCCTGCACCGCCGCCGGCGGCACCACGACCGAAGCCAAGAAGTAA
- a CDS encoding NrsF family protein, which translates to MDSDALIRSLAADLRPVPRNAVGLRIAAGLGVGGAATVALIGWWLGFRPDFDVAMRGYTFWMKWIYTASLGTVAVSAAIQLARPEPVPLRGLWLLGLPVLLLAAIGLVEMARTPSDQWFAMWLGRSWKQCPWIVLRLSIPIFIGLLWAYRRLAPTRLRAAGAAAGLAAGACAATLYCLHCPETSAMFVLTWYSLGIAAMAAIGALVGPRLLRW; encoded by the coding sequence ATGGACAGCGATGCCCTGATCCGCTCGCTCGCCGCCGATCTCCGGCCGGTGCCGCGCAACGCCGTCGGCCTGCGCATCGCCGCCGGCCTGGGCGTGGGCGGCGCGGCGACCGTCGCGCTGATCGGCTGGTGGCTGGGCTTCCGGCCCGATTTCGACGTGGCGATGCGCGGCTACACCTTCTGGATGAAGTGGATCTACACCGCTTCGCTCGGCACCGTCGCGGTGTCCGCGGCGATCCAGCTCGCCCGGCCCGAGCCGGTGCCGCTGCGCGGCCTGTGGCTGCTCGGCCTGCCGGTGCTGCTGCTCGCCGCGATCGGGCTGGTCGAAATGGCGCGGACGCCTTCCGACCAGTGGTTCGCCATGTGGCTGGGGCGGAGCTGGAAGCAGTGCCCGTGGATCGTGCTGCGCCTGTCGATCCCGATCTTCATCGGCCTGCTCTGGGCCTATCGCCGGCTGGCACCGACCCGGCTGCGCGCCGCAGGCGCGGCGGCTGGGCTCGCGGCGGGGGCCTGCGCGGCGACGCTCTATTGCCTGCACTGCCCCGAAACCTCGGCGATGTTCGTGCTGACCTGGTATTCGCTGGGCATCGCCGCGATGGCGGCGATCGGTGCCCTGGTCGGGCCGCGCCTGCTGCGTTGGTAA
- a CDS encoding sigma-70 family RNA polymerase sigma factor gives MRASEDQLRAWMIGGLKGDAGAHATLLSALVPLLQAFYRRRVRDAAEDVEDLVQETLIAVHTRRATYDPERPFAVWLFAIARYKMIDHFRRRRQACPIEDLADILACEGFEDASIARMDVARLLDTLPRKQADAIRDTRLDGLSIAEAASSAGIGESDVKVSVHRGLKALNARVRGQA, from the coding sequence ATGCGAGCAAGCGAGGATCAGTTGCGAGCCTGGATGATCGGCGGCCTGAAGGGCGACGCCGGTGCCCATGCCACGCTGCTCTCGGCGCTCGTACCGCTGCTCCAGGCTTTTTATCGGCGGCGCGTGCGCGACGCCGCCGAGGATGTCGAGGACCTCGTGCAGGAAACATTGATCGCCGTCCACACGCGGCGTGCCACCTATGATCCCGAACGCCCCTTCGCGGTGTGGCTGTTCGCGATTGCCCGCTACAAGATGATCGATCATTTCCGGCGGCGGCGGCAGGCCTGCCCGATCGAGGACCTTGCCGATATCCTCGCCTGCGAAGGGTTTGAGGACGCCAGCATCGCCCGGATGGACGTCGCCCGCCTGCTCGACACCCTGCCGCGCAAGCAGGCCGATGCGATACGCGACACGCGGCTCGACGGGCTCAGCATCGCCGAGGCGGCGTCGAGCGCAGGGATCGGCGAGTCCGACGTCAAGGTATCGGTCCATCGCGGGCTTAAGGCGCTCAACGCGCGGGTGCGGGGGCAGGCATGA
- a CDS encoding BufA1 family periplasmic bufferin-type metallophore encodes MTTTTHAAIAASLALAFATGAAHAADDAAKKTEKCYGVALAGKNDCAAGAGTSCAGTSKVDYQGNSWKLVPAGTCTKTKTPKGFGSLTPKKA; translated from the coding sequence ATGACCACCACCACCCATGCCGCCATCGCCGCCAGCCTGGCGCTGGCCTTCGCCACCGGCGCCGCCCATGCCGCCGACGACGCGGCCAAGAAGACCGAGAAATGCTATGGCGTCGCGCTCGCCGGCAAGAATGACTGCGCCGCGGGCGCGGGCACCAGCTGCGCCGGCACCTCCAAGGTCGATTATCAGGGCAACAGCTGGAAGCTGGTCCCCGCCGGCACCTGCACCAAGACCAAGACTCCCAAGGGTTTCGGATCGCTCACCCCCAAGAAGGCCTGA
- a CDS encoding DoxX family protein yields the protein MSALLPLYRRATRLAERLLPDALLLLVARVGVASIFFLSGRTKVDGLLTITDTTYELFRTEYALPFAPPEIAAHAATYSEHFFPILLVLGLATRPAALALLGMTTVIEICVYPDAWPTHLSWAGLLLPLIAKGGGAWSLDRLIRRAAKAED from the coding sequence ATGTCCGCCCTGCTTCCACTCTACCGCCGCGCGACGCGGCTGGCCGAAAGGCTGCTGCCCGACGCGCTGCTGCTGCTCGTCGCCCGCGTCGGCGTCGCTTCGATCTTCTTCCTGTCGGGCCGTACCAAGGTCGACGGCCTGCTGACGATCACCGACACCACCTATGAACTGTTCCGCACCGAATATGCCCTCCCCTTCGCGCCGCCCGAGATCGCGGCGCATGCGGCGACCTATTCGGAGCATTTCTTCCCGATCCTGCTGGTGCTGGGCCTGGCGACGCGTCCGGCGGCGCTGGCGCTGCTCGGCATGACGACGGTGATCGAAATCTGCGTCTATCCCGACGCCTGGCCCACCCATCTGAGCTGGGCAGGGCTGCTGCTGCCGCTGATCGCCAAGGGCGGCGGCGCCTGGTCGCTCGACCGGCTGATCAGGCGCGCCGCGAAGGCGGAGGACTGA
- a CDS encoding NAD(P)/FAD-dependent oxidoreductase, with the protein MAAPVPARPRPRVVIVGAGFAGLSAARELARHDVDIVLIDKQNHHLFQPLLYQVATAGLSPADIAQPIRSIVRRQPRTQVLLDSVDGVDKAARQVRLASGAALDYDALIVATGARHSYFGASWADRAPGIKTIDDAISVRRTILLALEKAETSRQEHLAERAEYLTFVVVGGGPTGVEMAGAIAELTRAAAEAEFPHITRHCVRIILVQSEQRLLPSFPPSLGAAAQRALEGLGVQVRLGSRVTAIDDDGVIIADQRIAASTVVWAAGVRASPAAGWLDAAADRAGRVIVGGDLAVPGDPHIFVIGDTAAVVDASGKPVPGIAPAAKQMGRHAARTALARLRGAAGPGAFRYRSFGNLATIGRKCAVVDFGWLRLSGLLAWLLWSAAHIYFLIGFRNRLIVCANWAWNYITFDRGARLITGIDRTM; encoded by the coding sequence ATGGCCGCGCCCGTCCCCGCCCGCCCGCGCCCCCGGGTCGTCATCGTCGGGGCGGGCTTCGCCGGCCTGTCAGCGGCGCGCGAGCTCGCCCGCCACGATGTCGACATCGTGCTGATCGACAAGCAGAACCACCATCTGTTCCAGCCGCTGCTCTATCAGGTGGCGACCGCCGGCCTGTCCCCCGCCGACATCGCCCAGCCGATCCGCTCGATCGTGCGCCGGCAGCCGCGCACCCAGGTGCTGCTCGACAGCGTCGACGGTGTCGACAAGGCGGCACGGCAGGTCCGCCTCGCCAGCGGGGCGGCGCTGGATTATGACGCGCTGATCGTCGCGACCGGCGCGCGGCACAGCTATTTCGGCGCGAGCTGGGCCGATCGCGCGCCCGGCATCAAGACCATCGACGATGCGATCAGCGTGCGCCGCACGATCCTACTGGCGCTCGAGAAGGCCGAGACGAGCCGCCAGGAGCATCTGGCCGAGCGCGCCGAATATCTGACCTTCGTGGTCGTCGGCGGCGGCCCGACCGGCGTGGAGATGGCGGGCGCCATCGCCGAACTGACCCGCGCGGCGGCGGAGGCCGAGTTCCCGCACATCACCCGCCATTGCGTGCGGATCATCCTGGTCCAGTCCGAGCAACGGCTGCTGCCGAGCTTCCCGCCATCGCTGGGCGCCGCGGCGCAACGCGCGCTCGAAGGCCTCGGCGTCCAGGTCCGGCTGGGCAGCCGGGTGACGGCGATCGACGACGACGGCGTCATCATCGCCGACCAGCGGATCGCCGCGAGCACGGTGGTCTGGGCGGCCGGGGTGCGCGCCTCGCCGGCGGCGGGCTGGCTCGACGCCGCAGCCGACCGCGCCGGCCGGGTGATCGTCGGCGGCGACCTGGCGGTGCCCGGCGATCCGCATATCTTCGTGATCGGCGACACCGCCGCCGTGGTCGATGCCAGCGGCAAGCCGGTGCCGGGCATCGCGCCGGCCGCCAAGCAGATGGGCCGCCACGCCGCGCGCACCGCGCTGGCCAGGCTGCGCGGCGCCGCCGGCCCCGGGGCATTCCGCTATCGCAGCTTCGGCAATCTGGCGACGATCGGGCGCAAATGCGCGGTGGTCGATTTCGGCTGGCTGAGGCTGTCAGGCCTGCTTGCCTGGCTGCTCTGGTCGGCGGCGCACATCTATTTCCTGATCGGCTTCCGCAATCGCCTGATCGTCTGCGCCAACTGGGCGTGGAACTATATCACTTTCGATCGCGGCGCGCGGCTGATTACCGGCATCGACCGGACCATGTAG
- a CDS encoding DUF3309 family protein, with translation MLGTILLIVLILLLVGALPTWGYSRSWGYGPSGGLGLIVVILLILVLLGRI, from the coding sequence ATGCTCGGAACCATTCTTTTGATCGTCCTGATCCTGCTGCTGGTCGGCGCGCTGCCGACTTGGGGCTACAGCCGCAGCTGGGGCTACGGCCCGTCGGGGGGCCTCGGCCTCATCGTCGTCATCCTGCTGATCCTGGTCCTGCTCGGCAGGATATGA
- a CDS encoding response regulator, producing the protein MRGLQSEIHGDRRPLVLIVEDEHFVRMMAVDALQDAGYATIEAEDGDRALTLLDERDDIELVFTDIRMPGQIDGLDLARRIQSFRPRTPVVLTSGHMFEGDRDIPASTPFLQKPYRAAALIGQLDRIFGRA; encoded by the coding sequence TTGCGCGGATTGCAGAGCGAAATCCATGGCGATCGCCGCCCGCTCGTCCTCATCGTCGAGGATGAGCATTTCGTGCGGATGATGGCGGTGGATGCGCTGCAGGACGCCGGCTATGCGACGATCGAGGCCGAGGACGGGGATCGCGCGCTGACCCTGCTGGACGAGCGGGACGACATCGAACTGGTCTTCACCGACATCCGCATGCCGGGCCAGATCGACGGCCTCGATCTCGCCCGCCGCATCCAGAGCTTCCGCCCCCGCACCCCGGTCGTGCTGACATCGGGCCATATGTTCGAGGGCGATCGGGATATTCCGGCCTCCACGCCCTTCCTGCAGAAGCCTTATCGGGCTGCGGCGCTGATCGGCCAGCTCGACAGGATTTTCGGCCGCGCCTGA
- a CDS encoding HNH endonuclease, protein MEDGCWLCGRPLGRRIEWHHPVPKSRGGRETVAVHPICHRTIHAHLDNAQLARLPTGPHALRDRPDIARFLAWVADKPPDFHAPTHGARRR, encoded by the coding sequence ATGGAAGATGGCTGCTGGCTCTGCGGCCGCCCGCTCGGCCGGCGGATCGAATGGCACCATCCGGTTCCGAAAAGCCGGGGCGGCCGCGAGACGGTGGCGGTCCATCCGATCTGCCACCGCACCATCCACGCCCATCTGGACAATGCCCAGCTGGCGCGCCTTCCCACCGGGCCGCACGCCCTGCGCGACCGGCCCGACATCGCCCGTTTCCTCGCCTGGGTCGCGGACAAGCCGCCCGATTTCCACGCCCCCACCCATGGCGCGCGCCGACGCTAG
- a CDS encoding pyridoxamine 5'-phosphate oxidase family protein: MSSSPPSARTRVKRVHERAAYDRATLHAVLDAGMICHVGYAFDGYPVVTPTLYWREGDAIYWHGSSASRALKASQDLEVCLTVTHIDGLVLARSAFHHSANYRSAMIFGTARLVTGDSEKLARLRAMMDTLYPGRWDALRPVSEQELKATRILWMPLDEASVKIRTGAPIDDEEDMADNVWAGVVPFRIGFDTPVPDPTTEAAGRQAPDVTDRLTTS; this comes from the coding sequence ATGTCATCCTCGCCGCCGAGCGCGCGGACGCGCGTCAAGCGCGTCCACGAGCGCGCCGCCTATGATCGCGCAACGCTCCACGCCGTGCTCGACGCAGGCATGATCTGCCATGTCGGCTACGCCTTCGACGGCTATCCGGTGGTGACGCCGACGCTGTACTGGCGCGAGGGCGACGCGATCTACTGGCACGGTTCCAGCGCCAGCCGCGCGCTGAAGGCTAGCCAGGACCTGGAGGTCTGCCTGACCGTCACCCATATCGACGGGCTGGTGCTGGCCCGATCGGCCTTCCACCATTCGGCCAACTACCGTTCGGCAATGATCTTCGGCACCGCGAGACTCGTGACCGGCGACAGCGAGAAGCTGGCGCGGCTCAGGGCGATGATGGACACGCTCTATCCCGGACGCTGGGACGCGCTTCGCCCGGTCTCCGAACAGGAGCTGAAGGCGACCCGCATCCTGTGGATGCCGCTCGACGAGGCCTCGGTGAAGATCCGCACGGGCGCGCCGATCGACGACGAGGAGGACATGGCCGATAATGTCTGGGCCGGCGTGGTGCCGTTTCGGATCGGCTTCGACACGCCGGTGCCAGATCCGACGACCGAGGCGGCCGGGCGACAGGCACCGGATGTCACCGATCGGCTGACCACGTCATAA
- a CDS encoding LysR family transcriptional regulator, whose product MSRIQMERSGEMEVFARVVQEGGFSAAARTLDLTPSAVSKLIARLEDRLGARLLLRTTRALTLTEEGEAYHHAALRILRDIDDADQQIGGGTVRGRLRVSASIPFGRMYVAPAIPAFLERHPGLRVDFSLTDDVIDLLAQRTDIAIRMGTLPDSNLIARKLGESRRIVCAAPAYLERCGVPRTPRDLESHECLSFTFRRDRPSWPFRVDGRDVQQPVSGRLLVNNGDTLRQMAIEGVGIARTGQFHVVEHIAAGRLVPLLEDYNPGDLEPIHAVYTAGGPVPHRVRAFIDHLTETFAQGPLAAAARPL is encoded by the coding sequence ATGTCGCGCATCCAGATGGAACGGTCGGGCGAGATGGAAGTGTTTGCGCGGGTCGTGCAGGAAGGCGGCTTCTCGGCCGCCGCGCGCACGCTGGACCTCACCCCCTCTGCCGTCAGCAAGCTCATCGCCCGGCTGGAGGATAGGCTCGGCGCGCGCCTGCTGCTGCGCACCACCCGCGCGCTGACCCTCACCGAGGAAGGGGAGGCCTATCATCACGCGGCGTTGCGTATCCTGCGCGACATCGACGATGCCGACCAGCAGATCGGCGGGGGAACGGTGCGGGGCCGGTTGCGGGTGAGCGCCTCCATTCCGTTCGGCCGCATGTATGTCGCGCCGGCCATTCCCGCCTTTCTCGAGCGCCATCCGGGCTTGAGGGTGGATTTCAGCCTGACCGACGATGTCATCGATCTTCTCGCCCAGCGCACCGATATCGCGATCCGGATGGGGACCCTGCCCGACAGCAACCTCATCGCCCGCAAGCTGGGCGAGAGTCGCCGGATCGTCTGCGCCGCGCCGGCCTATCTGGAGCGGTGCGGCGTGCCGCGCACGCCCCGTGATCTGGAAAGCCATGAATGCCTGAGCTTCACCTTCCGTCGGGATCGCCCGAGCTGGCCCTTCCGGGTCGATGGCCGCGACGTGCAGCAGCCCGTGTCGGGGCGTCTGCTCGTCAACAACGGAGACACGCTGCGCCAGATGGCGATAGAAGGGGTGGGCATCGCGCGGACCGGCCAGTTCCACGTCGTCGAGCATATCGCCGCAGGCCGGCTGGTTCCGCTGCTCGAAGACTATAATCCCGGCGACCTGGAGCCGATCCACGCCGTCTACACGGCGGGCGGGCCGGTGCCGCATCGGGTGCGGGCGTTCATCGATCATCTCACGGAGACCTTCGCGCAGGGCCCGCTGGCCGCCGCGGCCCGGCCGTTATGA
- a CDS encoding SDR family NAD(P)-dependent oxidoreductase, translated as MDLQLTDKTALVTGGTAGIGLEIARALAREGAHVTITGRDQARLDAAIADIRASGGNAVRGIAADAATAEGANAIAAAAPTVDILVNNLGIYESKSFADIADEDWTRLFDVNVMSGVRLSRAYLQGMLDRDWGRIIFIASESGLMIPPDMIHYGMTKTAQLAVARGLAQLTRGTRVTVNSVLPGPTRAAGIVDFLRSQASDPDAPVEQLETEFFATARASSLIQRMLDPAEVADLVAYVASPRSSATNGAALRAEGGLVNHIA; from the coding sequence ATGGACCTGCAGCTTACCGACAAGACCGCCCTCGTCACCGGCGGCACCGCCGGCATCGGCCTGGAGATTGCCCGCGCCCTGGCCCGGGAGGGCGCCCATGTGACGATCACCGGGCGTGACCAGGCCAGGCTCGACGCGGCGATCGCCGATATCCGGGCCTCGGGCGGCAATGCCGTCCGCGGCATTGCTGCCGACGCCGCCACCGCCGAAGGGGCGAACGCGATCGCCGCCGCCGCGCCGACGGTCGACATACTCGTCAACAATCTCGGCATCTATGAGAGCAAATCCTTCGCCGATATCGCCGATGAGGACTGGACCCGTCTGTTCGACGTCAATGTGATGAGCGGGGTACGCCTGTCGCGCGCCTATCTCCAGGGCATGCTCGACCGCGACTGGGGCCGGATCATCTTCATCGCCAGCGAGTCCGGCCTGATGATCCCCCCCGACATGATCCATTACGGTATGACCAAGACGGCGCAGCTCGCCGTCGCGCGCGGCCTTGCCCAACTCACCCGCGGGACCCGCGTCACCGTCAATTCGGTGTTGCCCGGGCCCACCAGAGCCGCCGGCATCGTCGACTTCCTGCGGAGCCAGGCCAGCGACCCCGATGCCCCGGTGGAACAGTTGGAAACCGAGTTCTTCGCCACGGCGCGCGCATCGTCGCTGATCCAGCGCATGCTCGACCCCGCCGAGGTCGCCGATCTCGTCGCCTATGTCGCCAGCCCGCGCTCGTCGGCAACCAACGGCGCCGCGCTGCGGGCCGAAGGCGGGCTCGTCAACCACATCGCCTGA
- a CDS encoding GNAT family N-acetyltransferase: MPAPPPHPLDRPIWNALCGRQAGLASGDRLARRYRADISPFAASRDDSPEALAALAALLSADRDAVALEAGTIAVPPGAVVEKQALGVQMVAGTLPAPVADDRVIALGDADAAEMLALATLTEPGPFLANTHLFGGFIGVRIDGRLAAMTGERLKPDGFTEVSGVCTHPDFRGRGLAGLLSTIVAHRIAARGETPFLHAYASNGGAIRLYESLGFRIRTEVSVMVLRRADQDAGDSFSNRPPLPSSNT; encoded by the coding sequence GTGCCCGCCCCGCCTCCCCACCCGCTCGATCGCCCGATCTGGAATGCGCTGTGCGGCCGGCAGGCGGGGCTGGCATCGGGCGACCGGCTGGCGCGGCGCTACCGTGCGGATATCAGCCCGTTCGCGGCGTCACGCGACGATAGCCCTGAAGCTCTTGCCGCGCTTGCCGCGCTGCTCTCCGCCGATCGCGACGCGGTGGCGCTGGAGGCCGGGACAATCGCCGTACCGCCCGGCGCCGTGGTGGAGAAGCAGGCGCTCGGCGTCCAGATGGTCGCCGGGACCCTGCCGGCCCCGGTCGCCGACGACCGGGTGATCGCCTTGGGGGATGCCGACGCCGCCGAGATGCTGGCACTGGCGACGCTGACCGAGCCTGGCCCCTTCCTGGCCAACACCCATTTGTTCGGCGGCTTCATCGGGGTCAGGATCGACGGGCGGCTGGCGGCGATGACCGGCGAACGGCTCAAGCCCGACGGTTTCACCGAGGTCAGCGGGGTCTGCACCCATCCCGATTTCCGGGGCCGTGGTCTGGCCGGCCTGCTTTCCACCATCGTCGCCCACCGCATCGCGGCGCGCGGCGAGACGCCCTTCCTCCATGCCTATGCCAGCAATGGGGGCGCGATCCGGCTCTATGAATCGCTTGGCTTCCGCATTCGGACCGAAGTGTCGGTGATGGTGCTGCGGCGGGCCGATCAGGACGCGGGCGACAGCTTCAGCAACCGACCACCCTTGCCGTCCTCCAACACGTAA
- a CDS encoding PQQ-dependent sugar dehydrogenase gives MHPLASAFALLVALPAVAPAAQAPITGERPSAAKPFKAAEVASFDSPWALAFLPDGRMLVTEKTGRMLLLSADGRQRTAVTGVPEVNASGQGALGEVVAHPDFAANGQVYFSYSAPGSPNAIVLARGRLVGGADGARLDDVTTLYRAHPDRSGGHYAGRIAFSPDGHLFFSMGERQKFTPAQEPDGVLGKIVRLTMDGRPAPGNPLAAKSFDPAIWSYGHRNPLGLAFDGKGRLWDAEMGPKGGDEVNLILPGRNYGWPLVSNGDHYDGKPIPDHPTRPDLEAPRVSWNPSISPSSLLVYSGGLFPKWRGKALVGALSGKALILVALGDDGAREEARYDMGQRIRAVDQGPDGAVYVLEDGKGGRLLKLSPAS, from the coding sequence ATGCATCCTCTCGCAAGCGCCTTCGCGCTGCTGGTCGCGTTGCCGGCCGTCGCGCCTGCCGCACAGGCGCCGATCACCGGCGAGCGGCCTTCCGCCGCCAAGCCCTTCAAGGCGGCCGAGGTGGCGAGCTTCGACAGCCCCTGGGCGCTGGCCTTTCTGCCCGATGGGCGGATGCTTGTCACCGAAAAGACCGGGCGGATGCTGCTGCTGTCGGCCGATGGCCGTCAGCGCACCGCCGTCACGGGCGTTCCGGAGGTCAATGCGAGCGGGCAGGGCGCGCTCGGCGAGGTGGTGGCGCACCCCGATTTTGCCGCCAACGGGCAGGTCTATTTCAGCTATTCGGCGCCGGGCTCGCCCAATGCGATCGTGCTGGCACGGGGCAGGCTGGTGGGCGGTGCCGATGGGGCGCGGCTCGACGATGTCACGACCCTCTATCGCGCCCATCCGGACAGGAGCGGCGGCCATTATGCCGGGCGCATCGCCTTTTCGCCCGACGGCCACCTCTTCTTCTCGATGGGAGAGCGCCAGAAATTCACGCCCGCGCAGGAGCCGGACGGCGTGCTGGGCAAGATCGTCCGGCTGACGATGGACGGCAGGCCCGCGCCGGGAAATCCACTGGCTGCCAAGAGCTTCGACCCGGCGATATGGAGCTATGGGCACCGCAACCCGCTCGGCCTCGCCTTCGACGGCAAGGGGCGGCTGTGGGATGCCGAGATGGGGCCCAAGGGCGGCGACGAGGTGAATCTCATCCTGCCGGGCCGCAACTATGGCTGGCCGCTGGTCTCGAACGGCGATCATTATGACGGCAAGCCGATCCCCGACCATCCGACCCGCCCCGATCTCGAAGCGCCCAGGGTCAGCTGGAATCCGTCGATCTCGCCATCGAGCCTGCTCGTCTATTCGGGTGGCCTCTTCCCGAAATGGCGCGGCAAGGCGCTGGTCGGTGCACTGTCGGGCAAGGCGCTGATCCTGGTGGCGCTCGGCGATGACGGCGCGCGGGAGGAAGCCCGCTACGATATGGGGCAGCGCATCCGCGCCGTCGATCAGGGCCCGGACGGTGCCGTTTACGTGTTGGAGGACGGCAAGGGTGGTCGGTTGCTGAAGCTGTCGCCCGCGTCCTGA